GCCGATGTTCGAAGACATAAACCCTTCTATTAATCAAGCTTTGCTATTGGGATGCGGTCGGCCTGGCATGCGCCCGTCAGGACCTGTGGCCCCGCATCACGAGGTACTTTTTCGCTCGTAGAACAGGGGGACCAGCAATCCGTACCCTATGCCGCAGGCGAACATCTCGAACGCGCCCTCGGGGGCAAAGGGATTGCCAGTGATGTAGAGGCCGAAGGTCAGGAGGCTCGATAGCGCCAAGGTAAGGATGATGAACCGATAGGATGAGAACCTTGCTCGGGTGCGGAGCACATGGTACAACATGACGGCAAGGAACGCCACGAAGAACGCCCCCAGGATCCAGATCGTGAAGCCAGCGACGATGGCCTGCTGCGAGGTAGTGGGGTTGAGGAAGCTTTGGCCCAGGCCCGCATCGTTGTTCTCTCGGGCCAGGTCGTCCGCTCTGAGAACGATCATGATCAGTATGGAGATCACAACGGGGATGTACGCGAAGACCATCGTCCTCAGAAGCCTGGACTGGGGCAATCTCATCGACGTTCGGCATGTTGGGCGGACTAATAAACCCCGCCAAGCATTCTCGAACAAATGAAAATTGACAAGGGGGAGACCCCTTGCGGTTTTACCGTCAAAATGAGGAGTGTAAGTCTACCGACCCTTGGTTGTCATCGGCATTTTCTGTTTCTCTTCCCTTTGGACCACTATCTCCGAGGGGATGAAGTCCCCGTTGACCTTGTCCCGGAAGGCGAACGACGCCCATCCCCTTGGCAGCTTGGATTCGGGGATGAACTCCCGCTCGTTGGGTTGGAAATCCCTCTGCTCGGCCAGTACCTGGTTCACATGCTCCTTGGTCGGCCTCAGGAGGATAGGCTTATCTATGCGGTCCCCTCCCAGTACCTTGACCGGGTCCTTGTTCTCAAATTTCTGGAGCAGCTGGATGGCCGATTGCATGTGTCCGATCTCATCTCGCATGAGCATCTCCCAGACCTTCCTGATCCGCCCATCGGTCTCATTCTGGGCGCAGCAGAAGTAGTTATACGCCTCGTTCACCTCCATGAGGAAGTTCATCTCCAAGGGGCTCATGGTGGCATCACCGAGGGCCTCGTACTGGCTGACATGCTGCTCCTCGACATCGGCGATCTCCGTGTACAGAGCGCGGGACAAATCGTCCTGGAACATGCTTCCGTGCGTTTTGTAGTAGGTCTCGGTCTGCTGCTCAGCGGATACGATGGTCAAGTAGTTCATCTTGGTCTTCGGGCTGGCAGTGTCCTTGTTCCAGTGGTTCCTCATTTCTTCGTGGGGATGCCGGTGGTGGACCCTGGTCGGCCGCCCCTCCTTGAACTCCACGGTCCCCTTGGTCAGCTTGTTCGCGTCTGTCCCCTCCATGTGCTGGAGATGCGCCGAGTACCGGTAAAGGTGGTCGAAGTCCTCCAGCAGGGCGAAATCGAGGGCCTGGCGCTGGTAATCGTTATCTTCGTTCATGGCCAAGTCAGAGGTCAGGTCCACTGCCAGCTGCTCGTACCCTATGGTCGTCTCCAGGATGGTCTGGTCCCCCGGATTCATCCATTCCACCGCCTGCTGCTGCATCGACTCCGAGCGGCGGACCATGGCTAAATTCTCCTTTATCTCGTCGTCGGCGATCTGGCGGGCCAGGGCGTGCTTGGTGATGAACGCGTTGGTCTCGATGCCATTCATCAGGATCACTCTTGTCCGGGTGTAGGGATCGGCAGCCATCTTATCGTACGGCTCGGACAGCAGCTGTTTCCAGCTCATGAACTGCTCTTCCAATGGCGTGCCCCTCTCGTCAAAAGGTCTGAACGCTGTCATTCTTATCCTCCGAGGAGGCTGACCACTGAGATTACAAAGGGCTTGCCTTTTTTTGCTGCGATGTTCAGGCGGCTTGTCGACGAGATCGACGGTCGCGACCTTGGCTCCGTCGGGAGACTACTTCTTAGGCTGCCGGTCGAAGAAGATGTTCTTTCCGGTCGCGGATAGAGGGATGCCGTGGCAGATGTTCGATGTGGTCAGGCCGAGACGGCGGGCCGATACTCCGATGCGATACATGATGCGGTTGTCCACGTTCATGTCCGAGGCCACCTTGGCCGCCGACCCCAGGGCGATGCCCAGATCAAGCATGCGGATTGAACAATTGGGTCCCAGGAACTCACCGTTCATGGAGCGCTGGTTGAACTCTGCGCAGTACTTGAACCCGCATGCTCCGCAGTCGAGCCCCGCCCCCTTATGCGGGAGCAGGCCGATCAGCACCACCGCCGATGAGTCCAGAACGTTCCGTCCATCGCGTTCCCAGTTGGGCGAGCGGCGTTCCGAGGCTATGGCAATGAGGTCGCTCCCAACGGCGACCCTCTCGTCGTCGCTCAAAACCTTGGCCTCTATGAAGTCCTGACCCACGGCCTTGGGGGCAGTCCTAGCCGCAAGCTCCATCAAATTGCCGACGAAGTTCACCGTTTCTTTCAGAGACATACGGACTTGATGCGACTTCCAGTAATTATTCTCTCGTGCGATTATTCTTGTTTTCATTAATTAATATTGACTTAAATAATATTATATTGTAAAGAATCAAAGCCCCCGGCGATGCTGGAAGCATCCCTGTTAATAATGGCCCTGGTCCTCACAGCTATAGCCAGCAGTCTTGCTGTGATGGTCTGGAACAAGAGTAGGAGGGACTATCGTAAAGCGTTCGCGCTGCTGATGGCATCTCAAGTGCTGATCATGTGGAGCTATACCTTCGATGTGTTCGCCGAGAACCTCGAATGGAAGCTGTTCTGGAACAACTTCGAGTACCTGGGCTATATGTGCGCCATCGTATCGTTCTTCCTGTTCGCGGTCCAATACTCCAGCAACCTTCACTTGAACCGCCCCCTCATCGCAATCCTGGGAATCCCTTCTGTTTTGGTGGTCCTGGCAGTGGCGACCAATCCGCTCCACCACCTCTTCTATCTGAGGACAACCGTATCGAGCGACTACTTCCAATCCTTCAATGCAATCTACGGTCCCCTATTCTATGCCTATGTGGCCTACGCGGTAGCCATCATAATGACCGGCCTAAGTTACCTCGTGGTTAGCTACTTCAGGGCTTCCCACACCCACCGTACCAGGGTGGGGATAACTGGCCTGGCATGCTTAATCGCGATTGTATCGGTGGTGCTCAACTACCCCCCTCTGAACATAATCTCAGGCAGCATAGCTTTCGTCCTGGGATGCCTGACGGCCGACCTGCTGCTCTTCCTCGGGGCGTTCAGTTTCGAGCTTTTTTCCATGGTCCCCTTCGAGCTGGAAAGGGTCATGGGTTTGACCCGTGGAGGCGTGTTCATACTGGATGACGAGGACACCGTCATGTACCAAAATCAGATGGCCGAGTCCCTCGCCCAAAGGAAGGCCACCCTGTACCAGGACAAGCTGATGGATGTAATGCCTGCCTTTCCCAGGGAGGTCCTCGAAGGTAAGAAGGAGACCTCGAACCCGATCGAGGAGATACATGAGCTCGTCCCCGGCCGGTTCTTCGATGTAACCGTCCTGCCGATAAACGACTACTCAGGGCGCCTGATCGGGAAGACGGTCACCCTGAGGGAGATCACTGCCCAGAGAAGGGCGGAGGCCGAAGCTAACGCGGCCAAGCATACTCTTGACCTCATGAACAGCATCACCCGCCACGACGTCCTTAACCAGCTGACGATCATCGAGGGCAACCTGATCATGGCCCAGAGGAAGACCGCCGACGCGGCTATTCTGAAGCATATCGATGCCAGCTACCAGGCTGCTCTTAACATCCAGAAGCAGATGCAGTTCGCCCGCGACTACCAGGAGATGACCAAGCGGACACCAGTATGGCAGAACGTGGAGGAGAAGATCATGGAGGCGAGCACCGGCCTGGACCTCAAGGGGGCGCATCTCAGCATCGACACCAAAGGGGTAGAGATACTCGCTGATCTCCTGTTAGAGAAGGTTCTCTATAACTTAATGCATAACTCGATTGTCCACGGAGGCAAGGTGCATAACATAGCGTTCCTGGCCAAGGGGGACAGGGAATGTCTTCAGCTAATCTACACCGACGATGGCGCGGGCATCAGCGCAGACATGAAGCCGACCCTGTTCTCCAAGGGGGGCGGTTCCAACACTGGTCTGGGGCTTTTCCTGTCAAAGGAGATCCTGGGCCACAGCGGTATGGTCATCAGCGAGGATGGGCGGGCCGGTCAGGGCGTTAGGTTCGTGATAAGGGTACCCAAAGGCGGCTATCGCAACTTCCACGGCGAGCAGACGATCCTGGTCGCATCCTCGCAGCCTTCTGTGATGAGCCCATGACGGCCACGGTCGTGACGTAAAGCCCCCTATAGCACTATCGAAAAAGAGTGGAGATGAACATCGAGCCCCGTGATCCGCAACAGGGCGTCCTCGTGGCCAAGGATTAAGTATATCTTCTCTTATCGAACATCCCAACGCTCCCGTAGTGTAGTCCGGCCAATCATTCGGGCCTTTCGAGTCCGATACCCGGGTTCGAATCCCGGCGGGAGCACTTAACTTTTCAAAATCTTCCGTTCTCAGAATTTATTCGATGATCATTGAAAGATGACATATGGCCCGTCGAACCGACTTAGCCGAACAAGGACATCGATCCAGAGCACCCTTCTGTCATGTTTCTATCGTCTCAGACGTGATTTTTATACACCATCGTTAAAATAAGTAAATGCCGAGTCCGCTGAACATATGTCGGTGGCCACGAGCATAAATGTACCTTTTAATGGAACGGCGGGTTCTGCCGCAATTGCCGGAAAAGACATTAGCACCGACATCTGCCACGCATTGATCGACATCATCGGGGCGGACAGGCTACAAGCGGTTGTTGACGATTTCTATGAGCTCACGAAAATGTCCATCTCTGTCATTGGCGTTGATGGCAGGGTTGTCGTCCAGGCGGGATGGAACGACATCTGTACGCAGTTCCATCGACAGAACCCTCGGTCCCTGCAGAGGTGTGTGGAGAGTGAAACGCATCCCACCATGTATCTCGTGGAGGGTGAAGTATTCGAATACAAATGCAAGAACCTCATGTGGCATATCGTCACACCGATATTCATTGAAGGAAAACACATCGGCAATGTCTTCCTGGGACAGTTCTTCTATGATGACGAGGACCTTGACACCGATCTGTTCATCGAGCAAGCGCAAAAATACGGCTTCAAGGAAGAGGAATATTTAGCCGCTCTTAAAATTGTCCCTCGGTGGAGCCGAGAGTACATCAAGACATCCATAAGATTCTGCGTTAATCTGACCACCTTGGTCTCAGAACTTGGCCTTAGCAAGCTCAACTTGATGAGAGAGAACGGGGAACGCCGCAGGGTCGAGGAAGAATTAAGGAAGGCGAATGAAAAATTAAACCTTCTAAGCAACATCACCAGACATGATATCAATAATCAGTTAATGGTCCTCAAGGGCAATCTTGATTTTGCCATGAGAAACGTCCAGGATCCAGCAGTTCTATCCAGGATGGCAAAGATAGATAAAGCGGCCGATAATATTGAGAAACAGATCAGCTTCACCAAGGACTATCAGGACCTCGGCGTCAGTGCTCCTTGCTGGCAAAAAATATGCGAGCGGGTGGCTGATTACGTGAAGATATTGGACATCAAGCAATTGACCGTATGCGACCGAGGCCGTGACCTGGAGCTGATAGCTGATCCGATGATCGGCAAGGTGTTCTACAATCTCCTTGAGAACAGCGTCAAGCATGGTGGCAAGATGATCTCCGCGAGCTTTTGCTGCCAGGACTGCGATAATGGGGATCTTCTAATTACCTACGAGGACGACGGGAACGGCATACCGAGCGAGGAGAAGGAGCGAATATTCGAGCGAGGCTATGGGAAGGGTACCGGACTTGGCCTCTTTCTTTCCAGAGAGATACTGGCAGTTACTGGCATGACTATTAGGGAGAATGGTGAGTATGGGAAGGGGGCTCGGTTCGAGATGAGGGTCCCGAAGGACATGTTCAGGTTCGTTCACTCTGAATGAATGATAATCATAAATGATTGGCCGCATTAACGAAGAGCGATCCTAACTTGGCGTGTGATGTTTAAAGTTCGGTATCGGCCCGCATCGCTCTCTCAAAGCAATCCCTATTAGTGCCTGTAGCAGAGATCTCAAGGCTTGCTTCGTGGACGGTCTCGACGCCTGGCTTTGAAGCAAATTGTGCGGCCCAAGGGCCGTTTGATGATAGTGGATACTTGAAAAAAGAGAAGTGAAAAGGGTTTAACGTAGTGCCAAACTTCCCTGTTCCCCGGTCCTGATCCTGGTGCAGCCCTCCAGCGGGCACACGAATATCTTGCCGTCCCCACTCACACCGGTATGATTGATGGCGATGATCTTGTTCACAACCCCCTCCATTTCCCCGTCCTCCACGATCACTGACACCAGGATCTTTGGGACGAAGCCTTGGCTCCTCGCCAGCTTCACCTCACCTATCTTCGTCTTGGAATGGTCCACGCCTTTGGTTTTTCCCCTTCCTTCAGCGCTTGCATAGGTGAGGCCAGGGACCCCTATTCTCAGTAGCCCGGCCTTGGTCTCGGACAACTTGTCCCTCCGGATGATCGCCAGTACTTCCTTCATGCCCCCACCTAGATCCCAGCGGCCATGGTGCTGACGGTGCGGACGAGGTCAATGTCCGAGACGAATATCTTCCCATCACCTATCTTGCCGGTCCGAGCGCTCCTCATGATGATCCCAGTTACTGTTGGGAGGTCATCATCCTCTACCGCGAGCAATAGCATGACTTTGGGCACCTCATCATGTTTGGTCAGGGAACTATCCCACTCTACCGGGTCTTCCATGAGGCCCTTCTCCTTGCCTCGCCCGAAGACGTTCAGTTTGGTCATCGCCCCCAGCCCCACCCGGTCCAGCTCATCGATCACGTCCTTCTCGTGGTCCGGTCTGATTATTGCTCTGATCAGCTTCGTGGCCTCACCTCAGGCGATGCAATAGACAAATAGATATTAAAACATTAGGAAAGTAGCATTATGCCTAATAATATTTGATATGTTTATGCTTTTGTATATTATTAGATCGGCCGTAGCCCTCGAACGTCGCATCGTCCTCGCCATTGGGTCCAGGTCCCAATCGCGTGAAGGACGCTTTATCCTCCTCTTTTCAATCTCTCTAGCAGTTCATCCAGGCGGTCCAAACCTTCGTTCATTCCTACCTCCATGCCGGTGCTGAGTTCCATATCCCGATGCTCCACCGAGAGGTATACTGACTTGGCATTGTAGAGGGTTCTGGCCCCAAGGCTTTCGAAGGCTGCGGTCTGCAGCTCCACATGGCCGCCCATGGGCTCGAATTCGAAGGTCTGTACTATGAGTCCGGGAGGCCTCACATCATGGAAGACGCCGCGGAAGGCGAGCTCATTGCCCCCCTCATCCCACTGGATAAAGCGCCAGCTTCCTCCTGGCCGGGGATCGAGCCTTTCCACCTTGGTTCGGTACCTGGCTGGACCCCACCATTGCGGAATAAGATCTGGGTCGGTGAACGCTCTGAACACCAGCTCCCTCGGGGCGTTCATGGTTCGCCGCACCACTATCTCCTGCACCCCGGGGTGGGCGATAATGACGGTCTTGGGCACGTTCACCTTTCCAGTTTCCAGATACTCGTCGAGCTTGTCGAACGATTCCTTCCATCCAGCCATGACCATTTCCCAGGCCATGCCCATGGGAACACTGGATTGCACCACCTCCATCTCGGTCGTTCCGCCTCTGTCCTCCAATCGGACAGTGACCACCATTTCCAAGGGCCAGAAACCAGGCATGCCATACCTGGACGCCGGAACGACCTTGCCCAAGGGGTCGGCGAAGGAGTCAGTGAACACGAGCTTGGACAGAGGGGCGATCTCCTTGTAGGTTCCAGTGGACCACACCTCCCTGCCCTCGGGGGAGCGGGAGCAGTATAGAAAACTGCCCCCCACCCTCAGGTCCATCTTGCTCACGGGGGTTGTGAAGTTTCTG
The DNA window shown above is from Methanomassiliicoccus sp. and carries:
- a CDS encoding P-II family nitrogen regulator, with translation MIRAIIRPDHEKDVIDELDRVGLGAMTKLNVFGRGKEKGLMEDPVEWDSSLTKHDEVPKVMLLLAVEDDDLPTVTGIIMRSARTGKIGDGKIFVSDIDLVRTVSTMAAGI
- a CDS encoding SRPBCC domain-containing protein, which encodes MSNEGAGKGAPLTIRHTYKADRGRLWKAWTDPEAFKIWWGPRNFTTPVSKMDLRVGGSFLYCSRSPEGREVWSTGTYKEIAPLSKLVFTDSFADPLGKVVPASRYGMPGFWPLEMVVTVRLEDRGGTTEMEVVQSSVPMGMAWEMVMAGWKESFDKLDEYLETGKVNVPKTVIIAHPGVQEIVVRRTMNAPRELVFRAFTDPDLIPQWWGPARYRTKVERLDPRPGGSWRFIQWDEGGNELAFRGVFHDVRPPGLIVQTFEFEPMGGHVELQTAAFESLGARTLYNAKSVYLSVEHRDMELSTGMEVGMNEGLDRLDELLERLKRGG
- a CDS encoding P-II family nitrogen regulator: MKEVLAIIRRDKLSETKAGLLRIGVPGLTYASAEGRGKTKGVDHSKTKIGEVKLARSQGFVPKILVSVIVEDGEMEGVVNKIIAINHTGVSGDGKIFVCPLEGCTRIRTGEQGSLALR
- a CDS encoding histidine kinase N-terminal 7TM domain-containing protein, translated to MLEASLLIMALVLTAIASSLAVMVWNKSRRDYRKAFALLMASQVLIMWSYTFDVFAENLEWKLFWNNFEYLGYMCAIVSFFLFAVQYSSNLHLNRPLIAILGIPSVLVVLAVATNPLHHLFYLRTTVSSDYFQSFNAIYGPLFYAYVAYAVAIIMTGLSYLVVSYFRASHTHRTRVGITGLACLIAIVSVVLNYPPLNIISGSIAFVLGCLTADLLLFLGAFSFELFSMVPFELERVMGLTRGGVFILDDEDTVMYQNQMAESLAQRKATLYQDKLMDVMPAFPREVLEGKKETSNPIEEIHELVPGRFFDVTVLPINDYSGRLIGKTVTLREITAQRRAEAEANAAKHTLDLMNSITRHDVLNQLTIIEGNLIMAQRKTADAAILKHIDASYQAALNIQKQMQFARDYQEMTKRTPVWQNVEEKIMEASTGLDLKGAHLSIDTKGVEILADLLLEKVLYNLMHNSIVHGGKVHNIAFLAKGDRECLQLIYTDDGAGISADMKPTLFSKGGGSNTGLGLFLSKEILGHSGMVISEDGRAGQGVRFVIRVPKGGYRNFHGEQTILVASSQPSVMSP
- a CDS encoding DUF2148 domain-containing protein; its protein translation is MSLKETVNFVGNLMELAARTAPKAVGQDFIEAKVLSDDERVAVGSDLIAIASERRSPNWERDGRNVLDSSAVVLIGLLPHKGAGLDCGACGFKYCAEFNQRSMNGEFLGPNCSIRMLDLGIALGSAAKVASDMNVDNRIMYRIGVSARRLGLTTSNICHGIPLSATGKNIFFDRQPKK
- a CDS encoding PocR ligand-binding domain-containing protein; translated protein: MATSINVPFNGTAGSAAIAGKDISTDICHALIDIIGADRLQAVVDDFYELTKMSISVIGVDGRVVVQAGWNDICTQFHRQNPRSLQRCVESETHPTMYLVEGEVFEYKCKNLMWHIVTPIFIEGKHIGNVFLGQFFYDDEDLDTDLFIEQAQKYGFKEEEYLAALKIVPRWSREYIKTSIRFCVNLTTLVSELGLSKLNLMRENGERRRVEEELRKANEKLNLLSNITRHDINNQLMVLKGNLDFAMRNVQDPAVLSRMAKIDKAADNIEKQISFTKDYQDLGVSAPCWQKICERVADYVKILDIKQLTVCDRGRDLELIADPMIGKVFYNLLENSVKHGGKMISASFCCQDCDNGDLLITYEDDGNGIPSEEKERIFERGYGKGTGLGLFLSREILAVTGMTIRENGEYGKGARFEMRVPKDMFRFVHSE